The following proteins are encoded in a genomic region of Desulfosoma sp.:
- a CDS encoding PaaI family thioesterase: MDEKVRAFLMEKVAVEPYARHLGLRLVAMNTGYALVEMDFDETKQNIFGLAHGGAVFSLIDEAFEIASNSHGIMAVALNMNITYMASPRLGATLRAEATEVHRTMRTASYQIRVTDGEGTLVAVCQALVYRKKDKAFAATSSPMAKEEVAAGEGALRT; encoded by the coding sequence ATGGATGAGAAGGTCAGGGCTTTTTTGATGGAAAAGGTGGCTGTTGAACCTTACGCTCGTCATTTAGGGTTGCGGCTTGTGGCCATGAACACGGGCTACGCTCTTGTGGAAATGGATTTCGATGAAACAAAACAAAACATCTTTGGTTTGGCCCACGGCGGAGCCGTCTTTTCCCTCATCGATGAGGCTTTCGAGATCGCTTCCAATTCCCACGGCATCATGGCGGTGGCTCTCAATATGAACATCACCTACATGGCTTCCCCTCGCCTTGGCGCCACGTTGCGAGCGGAAGCGACAGAAGTGCATCGCACCATGCGTACGGCCAGTTATCAAATTCGTGTCACCGATGGCGAGGGGACTCTTGTCGCCGTGTGCCAAGCCTTGGTTTACCGTAAGAAAGACAAGGCTTTTGCAGCCACTTCTTCGCCGATGGCCAAGGAGGAAGTGGCTGCAGGAGAAGGGGCGTTAAGAACATGA
- the lhgO gene encoding L-2-hydroxyglutarate oxidase produces MKKCDGVVIGAGIVGLATAYRLLERMPSLDLVILEKENRPGAHQTGHNSGVIHSGIYYRPGSLKAALCLSGAAALLNFCRNHAIPFEICGKIVAATNAVEVERLLELQRRGTANGVQGLALLSPEEAQAVEPHVRCVQALWVPTTGIVDFRQVSQKLAQVVLDRGGRVLFSQPVVAIHQERGSTVVETPTAKYATRLVINCSGLYADRIARLAGFNPPCQIVPFRGEYYSLKKHRRHLVRSLIYPVPDSRFPFLGVHFTRRIDGSVEAGPNAVLAWAREGYTRTIVNVKDTLETLTYPGFGKLVRKYWKTGLQEMIRSQSKTLFAKALQKLVPEVTPKDLAPGGAGVRAQALSRDGGLLDDFVILAEPGQVHVLNAPSPAATSSLAIGEEVAAKALSFLR; encoded by the coding sequence ATGAAGAAATGTGATGGGGTCGTCATCGGTGCGGGTATTGTGGGTCTGGCCACAGCCTATAGGCTTTTGGAACGCATGCCGTCCTTGGATCTGGTCATTCTGGAAAAGGAAAACAGGCCTGGAGCCCACCAAACAGGGCATAACAGCGGGGTCATTCATTCGGGTATTTACTATCGACCTGGATCCTTAAAAGCAGCCCTGTGCCTCTCAGGGGCTGCCGCTCTCCTGAATTTTTGCCGCAACCACGCTATTCCCTTTGAGATCTGCGGAAAAATCGTGGCTGCAACAAATGCCGTTGAAGTCGAAAGACTCTTGGAACTCCAACGACGCGGCACCGCCAACGGCGTACAAGGCCTGGCTCTGCTTTCCCCTGAAGAAGCACAAGCCGTGGAACCTCATGTTCGCTGCGTCCAGGCTCTGTGGGTACCAACCACCGGCATCGTGGATTTTCGTCAGGTCAGTCAAAAGCTGGCTCAGGTGGTTCTAGATCGGGGCGGTCGCGTTCTGTTTTCCCAGCCGGTTGTGGCGATCCATCAAGAACGAGGCTCCACGGTGGTGGAGACTCCCACCGCGAAGTATGCCACCCGCCTTGTCATTAATTGCTCGGGCTTATATGCCGACCGCATCGCTCGCCTCGCGGGGTTCAATCCACCGTGCCAAATCGTTCCATTCCGCGGAGAATATTACAGCCTCAAAAAGCATCGTCGGCATCTGGTTCGCTCCCTTATCTACCCTGTGCCGGATTCTAGGTTTCCGTTCCTGGGTGTCCATTTCACCAGACGTATCGACGGTTCCGTGGAAGCCGGTCCCAACGCCGTCTTGGCATGGGCTCGAGAAGGCTACACGAGAACGATCGTCAACGTGAAAGACACCCTGGAGACCTTGACCTACCCCGGCTTTGGAAAGCTCGTCCGCAAATACTGGAAAACAGGCCTTCAGGAAATGATTCGATCCCAGTCCAAAACACTCTTTGCCAAGGCCTTGCAGAAACTGGTGCCGGAAGTCACCCCGAAGGATCTGGCCCCGGGAGGTGCCGGGGTTCGAGCCCAGGCTCTGAGCCGTGACGGCGGACTTTTAGATGATTTTGTCATCTTGGCGGAACCCGGGCAGGTTCATGTTCTTAACGCCCCTTCTCCTGCAGCCACTTCCTCCTTGGCCATCGGCGAAGAAGTGGCTGCAAAAGCCTTGTCTTTCTTACGGTAA
- a CDS encoding radical SAM protein — MSAHRPLLLYADHSGRILEHPYLEMVGSSAGHLTRPSPTEIIPLPEGSELFRLPGRYPIGYDRDKKRFQVLSRDPYNPHHSVEAVAAFIAPAYTQLYSAAYKTCGHAPILPLFAYTAVGWFQGGFVATAIRIDPDPRQDFKNFDPNTIARNARRRMRQASSNRLIQHLGRCALTYGCPAARNLFMNRWEAPLPTSPACNARCLGCISLQEESGLCATQERIRFVPTPEEIAETAVPHLLKAPRAVVSFGQGCEGEPLLQAKTLEASIRIMRQETSRGTIHCNSNASLPQVIARLADVGLDSLRVSLNSARPQFYHAYYRPKGYGFDDVVRSIQAMKSRGRFVSLNYFVLPGFTDDPEEVQALCELLEKASVDLIQMRNFNVDPEWILQSIGFKATRKPLGIRRTMKILQERFPDLRFGYFNPCLDSDA, encoded by the coding sequence ATGTCCGCCCACCGTCCCTTACTGCTTTACGCCGATCATTCCGGCCGCATTTTGGAACATCCCTATTTGGAAATGGTCGGATCCAGTGCCGGACACCTGACGAGGCCTTCACCGACAGAAATCATACCTTTGCCCGAAGGCAGCGAACTCTTTCGACTTCCAGGTCGATACCCCATAGGCTACGATCGGGACAAGAAAAGGTTCCAGGTCCTCAGCCGCGACCCTTACAACCCCCATCATTCTGTAGAGGCCGTCGCCGCCTTTATCGCTCCGGCATACACCCAGCTTTATTCCGCGGCTTACAAGACATGTGGCCATGCGCCCATTTTGCCCCTTTTCGCGTATACGGCCGTCGGGTGGTTTCAAGGGGGCTTTGTCGCTACGGCTATACGCATCGATCCCGATCCGCGCCAGGATTTCAAGAACTTCGACCCAAACACCATCGCTCGAAACGCGCGACGACGTATGCGGCAAGCTTCGTCCAACCGTCTGATCCAGCACCTGGGCCGATGCGCTCTAACTTACGGGTGCCCTGCAGCCAGAAACCTTTTCATGAACCGATGGGAGGCCCCTCTTCCCACGTCCCCTGCATGCAACGCTCGGTGTCTTGGCTGTATCAGTCTTCAGGAAGAATCGGGCCTCTGCGCCACGCAGGAAAGGATACGTTTTGTGCCCACCCCCGAGGAAATCGCCGAAACAGCCGTCCCACATCTTTTAAAGGCGCCCCGAGCCGTGGTCAGTTTCGGTCAAGGCTGTGAAGGCGAACCCCTCCTTCAGGCTAAAACACTGGAAGCTTCCATTCGAATCATGCGTCAGGAGACATCACGAGGCACAATTCATTGTAACAGCAATGCGAGTCTTCCTCAGGTGATCGCCCGTTTGGCCGATGTGGGTCTGGATAGCTTGCGAGTGAGCCTGAATTCTGCTCGGCCTCAATTTTACCACGCCTATTATCGACCCAAGGGATACGGTTTCGATGACGTTGTGCGTTCCATTCAAGCCATGAAATCTCGAGGACGATTTGTTTCTCTGAACTATTTCGTTTTGCCGGGATTTACCGACGATCCTGAAGAAGTGCAGGCTTTGTGTGAGCTTTTGGAGAAGGCTTCCGTAGATTTGATTCAGATGCGTAACTTTAACGTAGATCCCGAATGGATTCTGCAATCCATTGGATTCAAAGCGACTAGAAAACCCTTGGGGATTCGGCGCACTATGAAAATCTTGCAAGAACGTTTCCCCGACCTTCGATTCGGTTACTTCAATCCGTGCTTGGACTCCGACGCATGA
- a CDS encoding polysaccharide deacetylase family protein, protein MMERLSVRNKARVFFRADDIGVGGRSFDALCGLFRNHGVPLALAVVPAWLSEIRVERLVASAPIQEPLWGWHQHGWRHVNWQKTGKKSEFGDQRPLEKQWKDIWHGHMKLLDIFQDRLLPVFTPPWNRCSAMTLEVLAQLGFKAVSTSDPLPKAGKNSSRLKNLRVAVDLHTRKNSDGLADYTLLLQELGSTLSKETPVGVMIHHQRMTSFAFDFLEELIQQLHLLGKVEFVSFQDLLRNPQD, encoded by the coding sequence ATGATGGAAAGGCTTTCTGTCAGGAACAAGGCACGGGTGTTTTTTCGTGCCGACGACATAGGTGTGGGCGGGCGCAGCTTTGACGCTCTTTGCGGATTGTTTCGCAACCATGGGGTGCCACTGGCTCTGGCCGTGGTGCCGGCCTGGCTCAGCGAAATACGCGTAGAACGTCTTGTGGCATCCGCTCCAATTCAGGAACCCCTTTGGGGATGGCATCAGCACGGATGGCGCCACGTGAACTGGCAAAAGACAGGGAAAAAGTCGGAATTCGGCGATCAAAGGCCTTTGGAGAAACAATGGAAAGACATTTGGCATGGCCATATGAAGCTTTTGGATATTTTTCAAGATCGGCTTCTGCCCGTGTTCACTCCACCGTGGAATCGCTGTAGTGCCATGACCTTGGAGGTTCTTGCTCAGCTCGGGTTCAAGGCGGTTTCCACCAGCGATCCCCTGCCGAAAGCGGGGAAAAACTCCAGCCGGCTGAAAAACCTGCGTGTGGCCGTGGACCTGCACACACGAAAGAACAGCGATGGTCTGGCGGATTACACCTTGTTGTTGCAAGAACTGGGGAGCACATTGAGCAAGGAGACGCCGGTAGGTGTCATGATCCATCACCAAAGGATGACCTCCTTCGCCTTTGACTTCCTTGAGGAGCTTATTCAGCAACTGCATCTTTTAGGCAAAGTTGAGTTTGTCTCCTTTCAGGATCTTTTAAGAAACCCCCAAGATTAG
- a CDS encoding hydroxymethylglutaryl-CoA lyase translates to MTVLIEETAPRDGLQNEAAVWSVEERIQLIEELVDCGVPSVQVGSFVNPRAVPQMADTEQVFRGLKKRPGVVYRTLVFNEKGLERAGDCGVEHVAVFVSASETHSLRNSGCDIKEALRRAVLVVRQAKANGLAVQAGVMNAFGCRFDGVIPESRVFQLASVLVEAGADELCLADTSGCANPRQMEYLVETFLRTFSVPLALHLHDTYGFGLANVFAAWKLGVIRFDGACGGLGGCPFIPGAAGNIPTEDLAHFFHAMGEDTGIDLERLMVVRAFLESRFQRKLLGRYGRITCPI, encoded by the coding sequence GTGACTGTGCTGATAGAAGAAACCGCGCCTCGAGACGGTCTGCAAAACGAAGCTGCTGTGTGGAGTGTCGAAGAAAGGATTCAACTTATTGAGGAATTGGTAGATTGCGGTGTTCCCAGCGTTCAGGTGGGTTCCTTCGTGAATCCTCGAGCGGTTCCTCAAATGGCCGATACAGAACAAGTGTTTCGAGGTCTCAAAAAAAGACCAGGAGTGGTTTACCGCACGTTGGTGTTTAACGAAAAAGGCCTGGAACGGGCCGGCGATTGTGGTGTGGAACATGTCGCCGTTTTTGTTTCAGCATCGGAGACCCACAGTCTGCGCAATAGCGGCTGCGATATAAAAGAAGCCCTTCGTCGGGCCGTACTCGTGGTCCGTCAGGCTAAGGCGAACGGCCTTGCAGTGCAAGCGGGTGTGATGAACGCTTTTGGATGCCGTTTTGACGGTGTTATTCCTGAAAGCCGCGTCTTTCAGTTGGCATCGGTCCTTGTCGAAGCCGGCGCGGACGAATTGTGTCTTGCCGACACCTCAGGCTGCGCCAACCCTCGACAGATGGAATACCTTGTGGAAACCTTTCTGCGCACCTTTTCCGTTCCTCTGGCCCTGCATCTTCATGACACCTATGGTTTTGGGCTGGCCAACGTGTTTGCCGCCTGGAAGCTGGGAGTCATTCGTTTTGATGGCGCCTGCGGCGGCCTTGGGGGCTGCCCTTTTATTCCAGGTGCGGCGGGAAACATTCCTACGGAAGATCTCGCCCACTTTTTTCATGCCATGGGCGAGGATACCGGCATCGACCTGGAAAGACTCATGGTGGTTAGAGCTTTTCTGGAATCCAGGTTTCAGAGAAAGCTTTTAGGCCGCTACGGTCGCATAACCTGCCCTATATAA